The Trypanosoma brucei gambiense DAL972 chromosome 10, complete sequence genome has a segment encoding these proteins:
- a CDS encoding 30S ribosomal protein S8, putative — translation MLRQSLLSLAKVYGAVPPLGAAQGHRLLHGKREREGSLFAVANDVKRDERLLRQQLNALLEEERMPMQARLQRNEAVSSHEAVPQTPLVDLPGVERRRDLPADPITRLFFQHKGDHALYYGTYDKPSVQDDDRVQIEKRVPRRREENLYTPIYDFCHRIREATEQRKRFVVVPSTIETRGCARVMHDHGLVAGFRDFHNDRAFAVELKYFQGDSTINVIEPCSYDGRTEFEWSPKMMRRLLNTHGIHNRLVVYICRTADNRIIDHIHAVKENIGGRGLMMVH, via the coding sequence ATGCTCCGCCAGTCGCTTCTTTCTCTGGCGAAGGTTTACGGGGCGGTGCCCCCTTTAGGTGCGGCGCAGGGGCATCGTCTTCTGCATGGGAAGCGAGAGCGAGAAGGGAGCCTCTTCGCTGTTGCCAACGATGTCAAACGGGATGAGAGATTGCTCCGCCAGCAGTTGAACGCGCTGCTGGAGGAGGAGCGAATGCCAATGCAGGCGCGACTGCAACGCAATGAGGCAGTCAGTTCCCATGAAGCTGTACCACAAACCCCACTCGTTGATTTACCGGGAGTAGAGCGCCGGCGCGACCTCCCTGCTGATCCTATCACGAGGCTTTTCTTTCAGCATAAGGGGGACCATGCGTTATACTACGGGACGTACGACAAACCGAGCGTCCAGGATGACGACCGAGTCCAGATAGAAAAGCGCGTGCCGCGCAGGCGGGAGGAGAACTTGTATACTCCAATATATGACTTCTGTCATCGGATTCGGGAGGCAACGGAGCAACGGAAGCGGTTCGTTGTCGTACCGTCCACCATTGAAACACGAGGATGCGCGCGGGTAATGCACGACCACGGTCTCGTGGCTGGGTTTCGTGACTTTCATAACGACCGTGCCTTCGCGGTGGAATTGAAATACTTTCAGGGGGACTCTACAATCAATGTCATTGAACCTTGTTCGTATGACGGAAGAACAGAGTTCGAATGGAGTCCAAAGATGATGCGGCGGCTGCTCAATACGCATGGGATACACAACCGCCTTGTCGTATATATCTGCAGGACGGCAGACAATCGAATTATTGACCACATTCACGCCGTAAAGGAAAACATTGGGGGACGTGGGTTGATGATGGTACACTAG
- a CDS encoding DNA-directed RNA polymerase II, putative → MDSVKSFKMIRLYRAFNTVIQMAIDRGFVVSHPSDVANAIRDSRLYDITDGLNYQWFTQRCSSYLQRHRQTTAEEEEEAKQEGRPGKDPSKSKRTKALRDASQDFLYSSLELVCKGSSSRIGFGGGAISCKTEDEVDGRGPTAEPSSRKKNETILCAFFVQSLGVDVLNNLREVAQRRNASSMIVVVGSKVRGGRRSIREAGGGLHPGTTGQVIRIQVFEEDELAYNISRHQSVPKHVPMTDVEVRAFLEQRKLMITQLPRILNDDPMVEYLDLPRGSIIRIERRTDEGSTYEMYRHVI, encoded by the coding sequence ATGGATTCCGTCAAAAGTTTCAAGATGATACGGTTGTACCGCGCATTCAATACTGTAATTCAAATGGCCATTGACCGTGGTTTTGTCGTAAGTCATCCGTCCGATGTTGCCAATGCAATCCGCGATTCAAGGTTGTACGATATAACGGATGGCCTGAATTACCAGTGGTTTACCCAAAGATGCTCTTCTTATTTACAACGTCACCGGCAGACGACcgctgaagaagaagaggaggcgaAGCAGGAAGGGAGGCCGGGAAAGGATCCGTCGAAATCGAAGCGTACAAAAGCGCTCCGTGATGCTTCACAAGATTTCCTTTACTCTTCGCTGGAGCTTGTGTGTAAGGGGTCATCCTCTCGAATCGGTTTCGGGGGTGGGGCAATCAGTTGCAAAACGGAAGATGAGGTGGATGGAAGGGGCCCCACAGCCGAGCCTTCTAGTcgaaaaaagaacgaaacaATTCTGTGTGCGTTCTTTGTTCAATCACTTGGCGTGGATGTCCTAAATAACCTTCGAGAGGTGGCACAACGGAGAAATGCCAGTTCTATGATCGTTGTGGTTGGGTCTAAGGTTCGCGGAGGTCGGCGAAGTATCCGTGAAGCGGGAGGCGGCCTCCATCCCGGTACAACAGGGCAGGTTATTCGGATTCAGGTATTCGAGGAGGATGAGCTCGCATACAACATATCAAGGCACCAATCGGTGCCGAAACACGTGCCGATGACGGATGTTGAAGTCCGGGCGTTCCTGGAGCAAAGGAAGCTGATGATTACGCAACTTCCGCGTATACTTAACGACGACCCAATGGTTGAGTATTTGGACCTTCCCCGCGGAAGCATCATACGGATCGAGCGTAGGACCGATGAAGGCTCAACGTACGAAATGTATCGACATGTTATTTAG
- a CDS encoding DNA-directed RNA polymerases II subunit,putative, whose protein sequence is MSSESYAIGQEELVYDRMFRVMRTVGEMMRDRKYQVPSSIIPETVGQFCEQYVDREGKRIYRERMTVPCERVGGTHRSRAMVFFASELGMEGMKGYCQTAMDANCERVIIVTHGKVNATVKRYVDCINRSGTGQKVQLFDEDDLVVNITHHELVPKHTQLEDEEVKEMLEAHSLELNMLPRILSTDPVAAYLGLERGRVVRIERKSVSAGFYVTYRQVV, encoded by the coding sequence ATGAGCAGTGAAAGCTACGCCATCGGCCAAGAGGAGCTTGTCTATGATCGTATGTTTCGGGTGATGAGGACGGTGGGGGAGATGATGAGGGACCGGAAGTATCAAGTCCCGAGCAGCATCATCCCGGAGACGGTTGGACAGTTCTGTGAGCAATATGTAGACAGAGAGGGGAAGAGGATTTACCGTGAGCGCATGACGGTACCGTGTGAACGTGTCGGTGGCACGCACCGCAGTCGGGCCATGGTGTTCTTTGCTTCTGAACTAGGAATGGAGGGGATGAAGGGGTACTGCCAAACAGCGATGGATGCGAATTGCGAACGCGTAATCATCGTAACACATGGGAAGGTAAATGCTACAGTTAAGCGTTATGTGGATTGCATCAACCGTAGCGGCACTGGTCAAAAGGTTCAGCTGTTCGACGAGGATGACCTTGTGGTGAATATCACTCATCACGAATTGGTACCCAAACATACACAGCTAGAGGACGAGGAGGTCAAGGAGATGCTTGAGGCTCATTCATTGGAGCTAAACATGCTACCACGTATTCTCTCAACTGATCCTGTGGCAGCTTACTTGGGGCTGGAGCGCGGTCGTGTCGTACGAATCGAGCGGAAGAGCGTATCGGCCGGTTTCTACGTTACGTACCGACAGGTAGTGTAG
- a CDS encoding elongation factor Tu, putative encodes MFRAAFRCSLLNAKKEAFVRGKPHLIIGTIGHVDHGKTTLTSAITTVLAKAGKARALDYFAIDKSPEEKSRKITINATHVEYESEKRHYGHIDCPGHMDFVKNMITGAAQMDGGILVVAANDGCMPQTREHLLICSQIGLPALVGFINKCDLMQGQEDMIELVEMELRELLEKYKFPAEETPLVRGSAVKALEGDTDSEARIMELVAKCDEWIPDPPRATEKPFLMPIEHVYEIGKDKKSVIVTGRVDQGLMKLGADAELSGFSAKKLTVKVTGIEMYHKTLEECMPGDSVGASILGTGDTTTLSKDNVERGMVLSAPGATKLFNKVRAQVYVLTKDEGGRHTAFSPHYRPQLFFRCADVTADLNFPESEQKVAELNKKYGKDADEQKKKDAELKEFEKTLVCMPGDSRELVLTLAYPMPMEKGLKFTIREGKITVGWGAVTECLALDPKVNIEGVKQVKAVTGKSKKKK; translated from the coding sequence ATGTTTCGCGCTGCCTTTCGCTGTTCTCTTTTAAACGCAAAGAAGGAAGCCTTTGTTCGCGGTAAACCACATCTTATCATTGGTACAATTGGTCATGTTGATCATGGTAAGACAACGTTGACATCTGCCATTACGACGGTTCTGGCGAAGGCAGGTAAGGCAAGAGCCCTCGACTATTTTGCAATCGACAAGTCTCCCGAGGAAAAGAGTCGAAAGATTACCATTAACGCTACACACGTGGAGTATGAGTCGGAGAAGCGGCATTATGGTCACATAGATTGCCCGGGTCACATGGACTTTGTGAAGAACATGATTACTGGTGCCGCGCAGATGGATGGTGGCATCCTTGTCGTTGCCGCTAACGACGGTTGCATGCCGCAAACTCGTGAGCATTTGCTTATTTGTTCACAGATTGGTCTTCCTGCCCTTGTGGGCTTCATTAACAAGTGTGATCTTATGCAGGGTCAAGAGGACATGATTGAGCTGGTGGAGATGGAGTTGCGTGAGCTGTTGGAGAAGTACAAGTTTCCCGCTGAGGAAACACCACTTGTACGTGGCTCCGCCGTTAAGGCACTCGAGGGTGACACCGATAGCGAAGCACGGATCATGGAGTTGGTAGCGAAGTGTGATGAATGGATTCCTGACCCACCCCGTGCAACCGAGAAGCCATTTCTAATGCCTATTGAGCACGTCTACGAAATTGGAAAAGACAAGAAATCTGTCATTGTCACGGGCCGTGTTGATCAGGGCCTCATGAAGCTCGGCGCCGACGCTGAGCTCAGTGGCTTCAGTGCGAAGAAGCTAACCGTGAAAGTAACAGGTATTGAAATGTACCACAAGACACTGGAGGAGTGTATGCCTGGCGATTCTGTTGGCGCGAGCATTTTGGGAACTGGTGATACAACGACTTTGTCCAAGGACAACGTTGAGCGCGGCATGGTCCTATCGGCTCCAGGCGCCACTAAACTCTTTAACAAAGTGCGTGCACAAGTCTACGTACTTACTAAGGACGAGGGCGGGAGGCACACAGCTTTTAGTCCCCATTACCGTCCACAGTTGTTTTTTCGCTGTGCCGATGTCACGGCGGATCTCAATTTCCCCGAAAGTGAGCAGAAGGTTGCTGAGTTGAACAAAAAGTATGGGAAGGACGCGGAtgagcaaaagaagaaggatgcAGAGTTGAAGGAGTTCGAAAAGACACTCGTTTGCATGCCCGGTGATAGTCGCGAGTTGGTGCTGACACTTGCCTATCCAATGCCAATGGAAAAGGGGTTGAAGTTTACCATCCGCGAGGGGAAGATCACTGTTGGCTGGGGCGCTGTAACGGAGTGCTTGGCTCTCGACCCGAAAGTTAACATCGAGGGTGTCAAGCAAGTAAAGGCAGTAACGGGGAagagcaagaaaaagaagtaa